From Micromonospora auratinigra:
GGCACGGTGTGGATCCTCGACGGCCTCGAGGTGACCATCGTCGGCAACCTCTCCGGCAAGCTGGCCGAGCCGGGCAGCGGCCTGAGCATCACCCAGAGCCAGGTCACCGGCCTGGCGGCCGCGCTCTACGTGGCCGGCGCCTGTGTCGGCGCGCTCTTCTTCGGTTGGCTGACCGACCGGTTCGGGCGCAAGAAGCTGTTCCTGCTGACCCTCGGGCTCTACCTGGTCGCCACCGCCATGACCGCGCTGGCCTTCGACAGCTGGTGGTTCTTCCTGTTCCGGTTCCTGACCGGCATGGGCATCGGCGGTGAGTACGCGGCCATCAACTCGGCGATCGACGAGCTGATCCCGGCGCGGCACCGCGGCCGGATCGACATCATCATCAACGGCACCTTCTGGCTCGGCGCGGCGCTCGGCGCGCTGCTGACCGTACCGCTGCTCAACGGCCTGCCGACCAACCTCGGCTGGCGGGTGGCCTTCGGCCTCGGCGCGGTGCTCGGCGTGGTGATCCTGCTGGTCCGTCGGCACGTCCCGGAGAGCCCACGCTGGCTGTTCATCCACGGGCGGGCCGACGAGGCGAACGAGCTGGTCGACTCGGTCGAGGCCGAGGTGAAGCGGGAGACCGGCAAGGAGCTCGGCGAGGCGGACAACTACATCGAGATCCGGCAGCGGAAGAGCACCAACTTCCTGGAGATCGCGAAGACCCTGTTCCGCCGCTACCCGAAGCGCGCCACCCTGGGCTTCTCGCTCTTCATCGGGCAGGCGTTCCTCTACAACGCGATCACCTTCGGGTTCGCCCAGATCCTGCAGACCTTCTTCGACGTGCCGCCGGGCAACAGCGGCTACTACTTCGCGGTGATCGCGGTCGGCAACCTGCTCGGCCCGCTGCTGCTGGGCAAGCTGTTCGACACCGTCGGCCGGGTGCCGATGATCGCCGGTTCGTACATCGGCTCGGGCGTGCTGCTGCTCGGCACGGCCTGGCTGTTCCACTCCGGCGTGCTCAACGCGGTCACCATGACCGCCTGCTGGTGCGTGGTGCTCTTCTTCGCCTCGGCCGGCGCCAGCGCCGCGTACCTGACGGTCAGCGAGATCTTCCCGATGGAGACCCGGGCCATGGCCATCGCGTTCTTCTACGCGATCGGCACCGCCGCCGGTGGCATCACCGGCCCGCTGCTCTTCTCGAAGCTGGTCGGCAGCGGCAAGGTCGGCGACACCGTGGTCGCCTTCGTGATCGGTGCCACCGTGATG
This genomic window contains:
- a CDS encoding MFS transporter translates to MSSDVRTDTVRTNVPARLDRLPWSRWHWMIVIGLGTVWILDGLEVTIVGNLSGKLAEPGSGLSITQSQVTGLAAALYVAGACVGALFFGWLTDRFGRKKLFLLTLGLYLVATAMTALAFDSWWFFLFRFLTGMGIGGEYAAINSAIDELIPARHRGRIDIIINGTFWLGAALGALLTVPLLNGLPTNLGWRVAFGLGAVLGVVILLVRRHVPESPRWLFIHGRADEANELVDSVEAEVKRETGKELGEADNYIEIRQRKSTNFLEIAKTLFRRYPKRATLGFSLFIGQAFLYNAITFGFAQILQTFFDVPPGNSGYYFAVIAVGNLLGPLLLGKLFDTVGRVPMIAGSYIGSGVLLLGTAWLFHSGVLNAVTMTACWCVVLFFASAGASAAYLTVSEIFPMETRAMAIAFFYAIGTAAGGITGPLLFSKLVGSGKVGDTVVAFVIGATVMIIGGLVELALGVKAEGKSLEDLATPLSAEQAGIPAQRGGAGTPTPAAGTPTA